Proteins from a genomic interval of Quercus robur chromosome 9, dhQueRobu3.1, whole genome shotgun sequence:
- the LOC126698818 gene encoding uncharacterized protein LOC126698818 has product MASVQADDAKVSEVTNQTEETKKECCGGCDKKLPTTEAVSTPTESEKVEPKEAVLTDDEDYKLAEEEHEEDNKAAMFPTDDEDLKFTDDIEHEGHVEEDDEIDD; this is encoded by the exons ATGGCTTCCGTTcag GCTGATGATGCAAAAGTCTCAGAGGTGACAAACCaaacagaagaaacaaaaaaggagTGTTGCGGTGGTTGTGACAAAAAGTTGCCCACCACAGAGGCAGTTAGTACACCAACTGAATCCGAGAAAGTTGAACCTAAAGAAGCAGTTTTGACCGATGACGAAGATTATAAACTAGCTGAAGAAGAACATGAAGAGGATAATAAAGCAGCAATGTTTCCAACTGATGATGAAGATTTAAAATTTACAGATGATATTGAACATGAAGGTCACGTCGAAGAAGATGATGAGATTGAcgattaa